A region of Larimichthys crocea isolate SSNF chromosome X, L_crocea_2.0, whole genome shotgun sequence DNA encodes the following proteins:
- the LOC104930268 gene encoding myeloid-associated differentiation marker-like protein 2 encodes MDSQAGPYLNMRALCSPLGAARLCQLAMGCAVIAMVTHSAGFSGSQGVFCMAAWCFCFAMTVVVFFLDATRLYSCLPISWENLTVTCAAFATLMYVTASVVYPLFFVQSECPYAGCDVRNFRIAVTVCSILGTLAYAAEVALCRARPGQAVVGYMATVSGLLKVVQGFVACIIFGALANRSEYSHYVATIYCVVVYAFCFVLTVVVVIMTVCGRTKAVRCMSFDRFVVVCTLLEVLLYLSASVVWPVFCFDTKYGSPLRPSSCPQGKCPWDSKVVVAVFSSVNFGLYVADLIYSQRIRFVSSHMHSNSRV; translated from the exons ATGGATTCACAGGCTGGTCCATACCTCAACATGAGGGCCCTCTGCTCGCCTCTGGGTGCTGCCCGCCTCTGCCAGTTAGCTATGGGCTGTGCTGTGATAGCGATGGTAACCCACAGCGCCGGCTTCAGCGGTTCTCAAGGTGTGTTCTGTATGGCGGCGTGGTGCTTCTGCTTCGCCATGACAGTTGTGGTATTTTTCCTGGATGCTACTCGTCTCTACAGCTGCCTGCCCATATCCTGGGAGAACCTCACGGTCACATGTGCTGCCTTTGCGACGCTCAT GTATGTGACAGCCTCTGTAGTCTACCCACTGTTCTTTGTCCAATCTGAGTGCCCCTACGCCGGCTGTGATGTCCGAAATTTCCGCATCGCTGTGACCGTCTGCTCCATCCTGGGTACTCTTGCCTACGCGGCTGAAGTGGCCTTGTGCCGAGCCAGGCCAGGCCAGGCTGTGGTGGGCTACATGGCCACCGTCTCTGGCCTCCTCAAAGTCGTTCAAGGCTTTGTGGCCTGCATCATCTTTGGAGCTCTGGCCAACAGGAGCGAGTATTCCCATTATGTTGCCACAATCTACTGTGTTGTCGTCTATGCTTTCTGCTTTGTTCTGACTGTAGTGGTAGTCATAATGACTGTGTGTGGAAGGACCAAGGCTGTGCGCTGCATGTCCTTTGACCGCTTTGTGGTGGTGTGCACCCTCCTGGAAGTTCTGCTCTACCTGAGTGCATCGGTGGTGTGGCCAGTGTTCTgctttgacacaaaatatggtTCTCCATTGAGACCGTCGTCATGCCCACAGGGGAAGTGTCCGTGGGACAGTAAGGTCGTGGTGGCAGTGTTCTCCTCCGTCAACTTTGGACTGTACGTGGCCGACTTGATCTACTCCCAGAGGATACGATTTGTCTCCTCACATATGCACAGTAATTCACGAGTGTAG